The sequence below is a genomic window from bacterium.
TTGGTATTGCGCATGCCCATCAGCTCGCCGCCGGACATCGCCCACCTGATCCCGGCGCGGCTGATCTGATCGTCGCGCTCCTCCGCCCCGCCGAGCTTCATGGCCTTCAGCAACGGCCCGCAGATCTCGCTGATGGCGAAAGCGCCGTCGAGGTTGGACTGCTCCAGGCCGACGGGCGCCACGATCGAGTTCATGATCGCCGTGCAGGGGGTGATGAAGAAGATCCCGATGTCCTGCGGATCGAGACGCTGCTCGGCGGCGACCCGCCGGCGCAAGACCTTGGCGGCCAGTTCCCGCGGGGTTTCGATCTGGACCAGATTGGCGAGCAGGTCCGGGTAACGGACCTGCACCAAACGCACGATCGCCGGGCAGGTGACCGATATCTTGGGCCAAGGTCCTTCCATTTCGCTGAACGAGGCGTCGATGGCGCCGGCGACCATCTCGTTCATCCACGACATGTCGTAGGCCCGGTCGAACCCGAGGCGGGTCAGGCCGTGAAGCACCTGGCTGGGATGGATGTCGCGGCCGAACTGGGCGTACAGGGTCATCGACGGGATGGCGACCTTGTACTTGAAGCGCGCGAGATCGGCGGGGGACGACAGCCGGGCCTGCACCGCGTCGTAGCGGCAGGCGCGGATGCACGCGTCGCAGTCGATGCACAGCTCCGGCTTGACGACCGCGCAGCCGGCGGCGACGCGGATCGCCTTCGTCGGGCAGACCTGGCTGCAGGCGACGCAGCCCACGCACCGGGCCGGATCGAAGAGGATGGAGGGTTCGCGGGCGACCATCGTATTCAACTCTGGAGGTGGATGGTGTAACGCAGGGTTGTCCCCACGCCCGGCGTCGAGACGATCTCGAACTCGTCGGTGTTGCGCTTGATGTTGGGCAGCCCCAGACCGGCGCCGAATCCGCGCTGGCGCATCTGCGGCGTGGCCGTGGAGTAGCCTTCCTGGAGGGCCTGCGCGATGTCGGGGATGCCCTGGCCGCGGTCGGACAGGATCACGCGCACCGCGGTCGGCAGCACCTGCAACTGCATGTCGGCCTCGCGCGCGTACATGATGACGTTCATCTCCGCTTCGAAGTTGGCGATCGACAGGCGGCGGATGACGGTGTTGTCCAGACCGAACTGCTTGAGGATCGCCTTGATCTTCGCGGCCGCCTCGCCGCCGTGCTCGAAATCGTCACCGACGATCTGGTAACTCTCGCTGTAGAGGATCTCCGCGCCCTCCCAGGGCACGCGCGGCTCGCCGGTGCTCCAGCGGTTCTCGTTCACGGCCGCCCCCCCGGCTCCAGGCCGTTCGCCTGCAAACGGCCGCAAACGTCCGGCATCGACAGTTC
It includes:
- a CDS encoding ATP-binding protein: MNENRWSTGEPRVPWEGAEILYSESYQIVGDDFEHGGEAAAKIKAILKQFGLDNTVIRRLSIANFEAEMNVIMYAREADMQLQVLPTAVRVILSDRGQGIPDIAQALQEGYSTATPQMRQRGFGAGLGLPNIKRNTDEFEIVSTPGVGTTLRYTIHLQS
- a CDS encoding [Fe-Fe] hydrogenase large subunit C-terminal domain-containing protein, whose amino-acid sequence is MVAREPSILFDPARCVGCVACSQVCPTKAIRVAAGCAVVKPELCIDCDACIRACRYDAVQARLSSPADLARFKYKVAIPSMTLYAQFGRDIHPSQVLHGLTRLGFDRAYDMSWMNEMVAGAIDASFSEMEGPWPKISVTCPAIVRLVQVRYPDLLANLVQIETPRELAAKVLRRRVAAEQRLDPQDIGIFFITPCTAIMNSIVAPVGLEQSNLDGAFAISEICGPLLKAMKLGGAEERDDQISRAGIRWAMSGGELMGMRNTNTMSVHSLRDVQYVFDHLEAGKFQSVDLIEAYICPDGCISGGLTIEGRYAAGRNLQHIGRRLGTQSLFKEEKVRSLMREHFFDLEEEIKARAVRPVAQDLRRAIALERERQELLARLPRKDCAACGAPDCATLVEDTLRDEAKIDDCIFLRLARCEEAAAKRGEGSR